A genomic region of Streptomyces rimosus contains the following coding sequences:
- a CDS encoding TerD family protein, with the protein MSMPKGSNVAVPATSVRLELGWRTGPGTPDVDASALLLTTAGKVRDDADFVFYNQPAHASGAVRHEGKRPAGDTVTDSLAVDLARLEPAVDKVVLAASADGGAFGRVAGLHIRVLDADSGAELARFDSQDATAETAFVLGELYRRQGAWKFRAVGQGYDTGLAGLATDFGISVEEEPPATAPAPTPPPAAPPAAPTAPPAQPYGAYPPPPAPPAQPYGAYPPPPAQPYATAPVPAPAPPVSLSKVTLTKEAPAVSLTKQGGTSGAMRVNLNWQQAGGQAKRLGKKLGRKTMEALGARGALLPQSGDLDLDLCALYELTDGGAGVIHPIGGNFGSLHAPPYIQLDQDDRTGAVAAGENLTINLDHQARFRRILVFVTVYAGARSFEGLHATVTLQPQYGAPVDFSLDECTVPSNVCALALITNTGSELVVQRESRFLVPAPGVSPQRTVDEAYGWGLNWSPASK; encoded by the coding sequence ATGTCGATGCCCAAGGGGAGCAACGTCGCGGTACCGGCCACGTCGGTACGGCTGGAACTGGGCTGGCGCACCGGGCCCGGCACTCCGGACGTGGACGCGTCCGCACTGCTGCTGACCACGGCGGGCAAGGTCCGCGACGACGCGGACTTCGTCTTCTACAACCAGCCCGCGCACGCCTCGGGAGCCGTCCGCCACGAGGGCAAGCGCCCCGCCGGTGACACGGTGACCGACAGTCTGGCCGTCGACCTGGCCCGGCTGGAGCCCGCCGTCGACAAGGTGGTGCTCGCCGCCTCGGCCGACGGGGGCGCCTTCGGCCGGGTCGCCGGGCTGCACATCCGGGTGCTCGACGCCGACAGTGGCGCCGAACTCGCCCGCTTCGACAGCCAGGACGCCACCGCCGAGACGGCCTTCGTGCTCGGGGAGCTGTACCGGCGGCAGGGCGCCTGGAAGTTCCGGGCGGTCGGGCAGGGGTACGACACCGGGCTGGCCGGACTCGCCACGGACTTCGGCATCAGCGTGGAGGAGGAGCCCCCGGCCACCGCCCCGGCCCCGACTCCGCCGCCCGCCGCGCCCCCGGCCGCACCCACCGCCCCGCCCGCCCAGCCGTACGGCGCGTACCCGCCGCCTCCGGCCCCGCCCGCCCAGCCCTACGGCGCGTACCCGCCGCCTCCCGCCCAGCCGTACGCCACCGCACCCGTGCCCGCCCCCGCCCCGCCCGTGAGCCTGTCCAAGGTCACCCTCACCAAGGAGGCGCCCGCCGTCTCCCTGACGAAACAGGGCGGCACCTCCGGAGCGATGCGGGTGAACCTGAACTGGCAGCAGGCGGGCGGGCAGGCCAAGCGCCTCGGCAAGAAGCTGGGCCGCAAGACCATGGAGGCGCTGGGCGCCCGCGGCGCGCTGCTGCCGCAGTCCGGCGACCTGGACCTCGACCTGTGCGCGCTGTACGAACTCACCGACGGCGGCGCGGGCGTCATCCACCCCATCGGCGGCAACTTCGGCTCGCTGCACGCCCCGCCGTACATCCAGCTCGACCAGGACGACCGCACCGGCGCCGTCGCCGCGGGCGAGAACCTGACGATCAATCTGGACCACCAGGCCCGCTTCCGGCGCATCCTGGTCTTCGTGACGGTCTACGCGGGCGCCCGGAGCTTCGAGGGGCTGCACGCGACCGTCACCCTCCAGCCCCAGTACGGCGCCCCCGTCGACTTCTCCCTCGACGAGTGCACCGTGCCGTCCAACGTCTGCGCCCTCGCCCTGATCACCAACACCGGCAGCGAACTGGTCGTGCAGCGCGAGTCCCGCTTCCTGGTGCCCGCGCCCGGCGTCAGCCCGCAGCGCACCGTCGACGAGGCGTACGGCTGGGGGCTGAACTGGTCCCCGGCCAGCAAGTGA
- a CDS encoding MEDS domain-containing protein, which yields MSYDDDEVRWEVLTAFVRLGLARGEKVILFPDPWVPEAEVLARLDFTGRSTVTARERGQLVLSSMRGLIRPDARFTPKRQLGRLSAETARAADEGFTGLRAFIDMRWVPDLNADVRVMMHRETHADALFEGRPYSEICAYDRRWFAREVLYAMDRAHPRSLVERLGTLRTVRSADGSLCFVGEADTGARADFTVALELALSGSAGTRRLTVDLTRLHFLSVSCATTLLTLAGRATGHDLVEIRCHRPLARTLHRLGAGTVRRLLMTEVVRPC from the coding sequence GTGAGCTACGACGATGACGAGGTGCGCTGGGAGGTCCTGACGGCCTTTGTACGCCTCGGGCTCGCCCGGGGCGAGAAGGTCATCCTCTTCCCCGATCCGTGGGTGCCGGAGGCCGAGGTGCTGGCCCGGCTCGACTTCACCGGACGCAGCACGGTCACCGCCCGTGAGCGGGGGCAGCTGGTGCTGAGCAGCATGCGGGGGCTGATCCGCCCGGACGCCCGGTTCACGCCGAAGCGGCAGCTGGGACGGCTGTCCGCGGAGACCGCGCGCGCCGCCGACGAGGGCTTCACCGGCCTGCGGGCCTTCATCGACATGCGGTGGGTGCCCGATCTGAACGCCGACGTACGGGTGATGATGCACCGTGAAACGCACGCGGACGCCCTGTTCGAGGGCCGTCCGTACAGCGAGATCTGCGCCTACGACCGCCGCTGGTTCGCCCGCGAGGTGCTGTACGCCATGGACCGGGCGCATCCGCGCAGCCTCGTCGAGCGGCTCGGCACCCTGCGGACGGTGCGGAGCGCCGACGGCAGCCTGTGTTTCGTCGGCGAGGCGGACACCGGGGCGCGGGCCGACTTCACCGTCGCGCTGGAGCTGGCCCTGTCCGGCAGCGCCGGCACCCGCCGGCTCACCGTCGACCTGACCCGCCTGCACTTCCTGTCGGTCAGCTGTGCCACCACACTGCTCACGCTCGCCGGACGGGCCACCGGGCACGACCTGGTCGAGATCCGCTGCCATCGGCCGCTGGCGCGCACCCTGCACCGGCTCGGCGCGGGCACGGTGCGGCGGCTGCTCATGACGGAGGTGGTACGCCCGTGCTGA
- a CDS encoding glutamate racemase, with amino-acid sequence MKIALMDSGTGLLAAAAAVRRLRPDADLVISSDPDGMPWGPRPPHDIAAHALAVARAAAAHRPDALIVACNTASVHALPALRAELEPALPVIGTVPAIKPAAATGGPVAIWATPATTGSPYQRDLIAKFAADVEVTGVPCPGLADAVEGADEAAIDAAVAAAAAHTPRDVRTVVLGCTHYELVAERIRAALQQPGAPALVLLGSAEAVAAQALRRIGAEPDPSAEPTGTVTVLLSGRPGRLPEAALAYAEGRLLAGPARAGGTVRH; translated from the coding sequence GTGAAGATCGCGCTCATGGACTCCGGAACCGGCCTGCTCGCGGCGGCGGCCGCGGTACGGCGGCTGCGGCCCGACGCCGACCTGGTCATCTCCTCCGACCCGGACGGCATGCCCTGGGGACCCCGCCCGCCGCACGACATCGCGGCGCACGCGCTCGCCGTCGCACGCGCCGCGGCCGCGCACCGCCCGGACGCCCTGATCGTCGCCTGCAACACCGCCTCCGTGCACGCGCTGCCCGCGCTGCGCGCCGAGCTGGAGCCCGCACTGCCGGTCATCGGCACCGTCCCGGCCATCAAGCCCGCCGCCGCCACCGGTGGCCCGGTCGCCATCTGGGCCACCCCCGCCACCACCGGCAGCCCCTACCAGCGCGACCTGATCGCGAAGTTCGCCGCGGACGTCGAGGTCACCGGCGTGCCGTGCCCCGGCCTCGCGGACGCCGTGGAGGGCGCCGACGAGGCAGCCATCGACGCCGCCGTCGCGGCCGCCGCCGCGCACACCCCGCGCGACGTACGGACCGTCGTCCTCGGCTGCACCCACTACGAGCTGGTCGCCGAGCGTATCCGCGCCGCCCTCCAGCAGCCCGGCGCCCCCGCCCTGGTCCTGCTCGGCTCCGCCGAGGCGGTCGCCGCCCAGGCGCTGCGCCGCATCGGCGCGGAGCCGGACCCCTCGGCCGAGCCGACCGGCACCGTCACCGTCCTGCTCAGCGGCCGCCCGGGGCGCCTGCCCGAGGCCGCGCTCGCCTACGCCGAGGGTCGCCTGCTGGCCGGCCCGGCCCGGGCCGGCGGGACCGTGCGTCACTGA
- a CDS encoding glycosyltransferase, whose protein sequence is MEWIGAGSLAAWVWLALAQGFFWRTDVRLPGRTDPERWPPVAVVVPARDEAEVLPVSLPSLLAQKYPGRAEVILVDDGSTDGTGGLARELAARGGLPLTVTAPGEPEPGWTGKLWAVRHGMALVRERGDAEYVLLTDADIAHAPDSLRELVAAAHSADLDLVSQMARLRVVSFWERLIVPAFVYFFAQLYPFRWVNRPGARTAAAAGGCVLLRRAVAERAGVPDSIRHAVIDDVTLARAVQRAGGRIWLGLGDRVESVRPYAGLGTLWRMVSRSAYAQLRHNPLLLAGTVAGLALVYLAPPVALAAGLAAGSATTAALGGAAWAVMAGTYLPMLRYYRQPLWLAPLLPGTALLYLLMTVDSAVQHYRGRGAAWKGRTYGAPGAS, encoded by the coding sequence ATGGAGTGGATCGGTGCCGGGTCGCTGGCGGCCTGGGTGTGGCTGGCGCTGGCGCAGGGCTTCTTCTGGCGGACGGACGTCCGGCTGCCCGGGCGAACCGACCCGGAGCGGTGGCCGCCGGTCGCCGTCGTGGTCCCGGCGCGGGATGAGGCCGAGGTGCTGCCGGTGAGCCTGCCGTCGCTGCTGGCGCAGAAGTATCCCGGCCGGGCCGAGGTGATCCTCGTCGACGACGGCAGCACGGACGGGACGGGCGGGCTGGCCCGGGAGCTGGCCGCGCGGGGCGGGCTGCCGCTGACCGTCACCGCGCCCGGCGAGCCGGAGCCGGGCTGGACGGGCAAGCTGTGGGCGGTACGGCACGGCATGGCGCTCGTGCGGGAGCGCGGCGACGCGGAATACGTCCTGCTGACGGACGCGGACATCGCCCACGCGCCGGACAGCCTGCGGGAGCTGGTGGCCGCGGCGCACTCCGCGGACCTGGACCTGGTGTCGCAGATGGCGCGGCTGCGGGTGGTGTCGTTCTGGGAGCGGCTGATCGTCCCGGCCTTCGTGTACTTCTTCGCGCAGCTGTACCCGTTCCGGTGGGTCAACCGGCCGGGGGCGCGGACCGCCGCGGCGGCGGGCGGCTGTGTCCTGCTGCGGCGCGCCGTGGCCGAGCGGGCCGGGGTGCCCGACAGCATCCGGCACGCGGTGATCGACGATGTGACGCTGGCCAGGGCGGTGCAACGGGCCGGGGGCCGGATCTGGCTGGGGCTGGGCGACCGGGTGGAGAGCGTGCGTCCGTACGCGGGGCTGGGCACGCTGTGGCGGATGGTCTCGCGCAGCGCGTACGCCCAGCTGCGGCACAACCCGCTGCTGCTGGCGGGGACGGTGGCCGGGCTCGCGCTGGTCTATCTGGCGCCGCCCGTCGCGCTGGCGGCCGGCCTGGCGGCGGGCAGCGCGACGACGGCGGCGCTGGGCGGTGCGGCGTGGGCGGTGATGGCCGGTACGTATCTGCCGATGCTGCGCTACTACCGGCAGCCGCTGTGGCTCGCGCCGCTGCTGCCCGGCACCGCGCTGCTCTATCTGCTGATGACGGTCGACTCCGCCGTCCAGCACTACCGGGGGCGCGGGGCCGCCTGGAAGGGCCGGACGTACGGGGCGCCGGGCGCGTCCTGA
- a CDS encoding CBS domain-containing protein has translation MDHRQVGRLMNTEVVKARSGTSFREVVNLLGRHRKTGLPVVDADGKVLGVISETDLMFRQAAQDILQNRWYNRRRLTGSARAARARKRGLRAGELMTSPPVTIGPHQSVTEAARLMVTGKLDRLPVVDAEGRLCGLVTRTDLLKVFLRPDEEIREELVTEVLVRTLALRPGAIGVSVRAGVVTLSGRLRRSSEVPLALRLAGRIDGVVAVIDELEYEHDDTAEQQGEQTVRDRAQEWLRRI, from the coding sequence ATGGATCACCGACAGGTCGGCCGGCTGATGAACACCGAGGTCGTCAAGGCCCGGTCCGGCACCTCGTTCCGGGAGGTCGTCAACCTGCTCGGCAGGCACCGCAAGACGGGGCTGCCGGTCGTCGACGCGGACGGCAAGGTGCTGGGCGTGATCTCCGAGACGGACCTGATGTTCCGCCAGGCCGCCCAGGACATCCTGCAGAACCGCTGGTACAACCGCCGCCGGCTGACCGGCAGCGCCCGCGCGGCCCGCGCGAGGAAGCGCGGCCTGCGCGCAGGCGAGCTGATGACCTCGCCACCGGTGACCATCGGACCCCACCAGAGCGTCACCGAGGCGGCCCGGCTGATGGTGACCGGGAAGCTGGACCGGCTGCCGGTCGTCGACGCGGAGGGCCGGCTGTGCGGGCTGGTGACCCGCACCGACCTGCTGAAGGTCTTCCTGCGCCCGGACGAGGAGATCCGCGAGGAACTGGTCACCGAGGTCCTCGTACGCACCCTCGCCCTCAGGCCCGGCGCGATCGGCGTGTCCGTGCGGGCGGGGGTGGTCACGCTGTCCGGGCGGCTGAGGCGCAGCAGCGAGGTGCCCCTGGCGCTGCGGCTGGCGGGCCGTATCGACGGGGTGGTGGCCGTGATCGACGAGCTGGAGTACGAGCACGACGACACGGCCGAGCAGCAGGGCGAACAGACCGTGCGGGACCGGGCGCAGGAGTGGCTGCGGCGGATCTGA
- a CDS encoding DUF6643 family protein, translated as MTSPRSTYGGGYYASPSFPDTPIYDSLVAERGTPQIAPIRVELPYDSGSSYMPALPSALPALPAAPSHPQPGPGYPGAAAQPVAPLQSTPAPYIPQQQTGTRGYPAQQQQPQRPTGNNVGYDAMRPAGPVAPRPAPSPYDDPYGRQYPRGY; from the coding sequence ATGACCTCCCCCCGCTCTACCTACGGCGGCGGCTACTACGCTTCGCCGTCCTTCCCGGACACCCCGATCTACGACTCCCTCGTCGCCGAGCGCGGCACGCCGCAGATTGCCCCGATCCGCGTCGAGTTGCCCTACGACTCGGGCTCCTCGTACATGCCGGCCCTCCCGTCGGCCCTGCCCGCGCTGCCCGCCGCGCCGTCCCACCCGCAGCCCGGCCCCGGTTATCCGGGTGCCGCCGCCCAGCCGGTGGCGCCGCTCCAGAGCACCCCGGCGCCGTACATCCCGCAGCAGCAGACGGGCACCCGCGGCTATCCCGCCCAGCAGCAACAGCCCCAGCGCCCCACCGGGAACAACGTCGGCTACGACGCCATGCGCCCGGCCGGCCCGGTCGCGCCCCGGCCCGCGCCGTCCCCGTACGACGACCCGTACGGCCGCCAGTACCCGCGCGGGTACTGA
- a CDS encoding ATP-binding protein: MSEDGPVDTRTATRLLQRRFTARLLPQLRLLVEECALREGLTEPRRGEFVLAVDEIAGNAVEHAGGSGRLVLRRIGDELECRISDSGPGFSETVIPELLPGLDGAHNGRGLWLARLVADRFTVRAGTDGTPGARGSEVILAVRVR; this comes from the coding sequence ATGTCCGAGGATGGCCCCGTGGACACGCGGACCGCCACCCGCCTGCTGCAGCGGCGCTTCACCGCGCGCCTGCTGCCGCAGCTGCGGCTGCTGGTGGAGGAGTGCGCCCTCCGGGAGGGCCTCACGGAGCCGCGGCGCGGCGAGTTCGTGCTGGCCGTCGACGAGATCGCGGGCAACGCGGTCGAGCACGCCGGCGGTTCGGGGCGGCTGGTGCTGCGGCGCATCGGCGACGAACTGGAGTGCCGTATCAGCGATTCCGGCCCCGGTTTCAGCGAGACGGTGATCCCCGAACTGCTGCCGGGGCTCGACGGAGCGCACAACGGGCGCGGGCTGTGGCTCGCGCGCCTGGTGGCGGACCGGTTCACGGTCCGGGCGGGCACCGACGGGACACCGGGCGCCCGGGGCTCGGAGGTCATCCTGGCGGTACGGGTGCGATAG
- a CDS encoding NUDIX hydrolase has protein sequence MATPDFIRDIRAGIGHQLLWLPGVSAVVFDDRGRVLLGRRVDNGMWSIIGGIPEPGEQPAETAVREVFEETAVHVVPERVILVEALQRVRYPNGDQCQFMDISLRCRAVGGTAVVNDDESLEVGWFALDALPEMEEFAVARIKMALDDGPAWFAGIDRA, from the coding sequence ATGGCGACACCCGACTTCATCCGTGACATCCGGGCCGGCATCGGCCACCAGCTCCTGTGGCTGCCGGGCGTGAGCGCCGTGGTCTTCGACGACCGCGGCCGGGTGCTGCTCGGCCGCAGAGTGGACAACGGCATGTGGTCGATCATCGGCGGCATCCCGGAGCCGGGGGAGCAGCCGGCCGAGACCGCGGTGCGCGAGGTCTTCGAGGAGACGGCGGTGCACGTCGTCCCCGAGCGCGTGATCCTCGTCGAGGCCCTCCAGCGGGTGCGCTACCCCAACGGCGACCAGTGCCAGTTCATGGACATCTCGCTGCGCTGCCGCGCGGTCGGCGGCACCGCCGTCGTCAACGACGACGAGTCGCTGGAGGTGGGCTGGTTCGCGTTGGACGCGCTGCCGGAGATGGAGGAGTTCGCGGTGGCGCGGATCAAGATGGCGCTGGACGACGGACCGGCCTGGTTCGCGGGGATCGACCGGGCGTAA
- a CDS encoding MOSC domain-containing protein, which produces MLKPFLCAIHRYPVKSVAGSGPGEAVVEPWGIAGDRRWMLVDAAHRFVTQRARPRLATVTAAELPDGALRLTAPDMPPLTVPVPQPGATVTVEIWRDEVEAVPASGAAAEWFSTYLDVPVQLVHLDDPAKRRPVDPDYARPGETVGFADGFPLLLTTTASLDALNSLVARGRHPDEGPLPMDRFRPNVVVEGTEPWDEDEWQRVRIGEVTFRVVKPCGRCVITTTDQRTGHRGKEPLRTLAGHRRFGDQLVFGQNLIPEGTGTLRVGDPFEVLARRPRA; this is translated from the coding sequence GTGCTGAAACCTTTCCTCTGCGCCATCCACCGCTATCCGGTCAAATCCGTGGCGGGGTCCGGCCCCGGCGAAGCGGTCGTGGAACCGTGGGGGATCGCCGGGGACCGCCGCTGGATGCTGGTCGACGCCGCGCACCGGTTCGTCACCCAGCGCGCCCGGCCGCGCCTGGCGACCGTCACCGCAGCGGAACTCCCCGACGGCGCGCTCCGGCTGACCGCGCCGGACATGCCGCCGCTGACCGTCCCGGTACCGCAGCCCGGCGCCACGGTCACGGTCGAAATCTGGCGGGACGAGGTCGAGGCGGTGCCCGCGTCCGGCGCCGCCGCCGAGTGGTTCAGCACGTATCTGGACGTGCCCGTACAGCTGGTCCACCTGGACGATCCGGCCAAGAGGCGGCCGGTGGACCCCGACTACGCGCGCCCCGGCGAGACGGTCGGCTTCGCCGACGGCTTCCCGCTGCTGCTCACCACCACCGCCTCGCTCGACGCCCTCAACTCCCTCGTTGCCCGGGGGCGGCACCCGGACGAGGGTCCGCTGCCGATGGACCGCTTCCGGCCGAACGTCGTGGTGGAGGGCACCGAGCCCTGGGACGAGGACGAGTGGCAGCGGGTACGGATCGGTGAGGTCACCTTCCGCGTGGTGAAGCCGTGCGGCCGGTGCGTCATCACCACCACCGACCAGCGCACCGGGCACCGCGGCAAGGAGCCGCTGCGCACCCTGGCCGGCCACCGCCGCTTCGGTGACCAGCTCGTCTTCGGCCAGAACCTGATCCCGGAGGGCACCGGCACCCTCCGTGTCGGCGATCCCTTCGAGGTGCTCGCCCGCCGCCCGCGCGCCTGA